The Deltaproteobacteria bacterium IMCC39524 genomic interval AGTCATCTATTGGTTATATGTTGCTAATTTGTAACAGCTGGATTAACAGATCAGCTCAACTGGACGTTTAAATTCAGACCTTTTGGTGTAAACAAGAACGGCCACCCAGAATTGCTACAGGTGGCCAGATGAAAGTTGCAGACGATCAGGTTGAACCGAACCACCAGATCTGACTATACCCACAAAAGCGGGCTTACTCATTATCTTGATATTCAAGGGAACTTGATCCGCCAACCATCATATTGCCAAGCTTGTCCTTATCCTCACCCTCAATCTCTTCCCAGCCGCAAGTTTCTTCCGACTGGTCCAAAAGGCCCAACCAGGTCAACTCAGGAATCAAGCAATGACTGTCTGTTTCAAGGTGAATCTGCCCGGTGTGCTCAGGTTCGACAAGTTCCCACTCATCAGGGACTTCCAACCATCTTTCAACTACAACCTTGATTGTTTTCATATGCATTCTCCCTTGAGCACTAAGTATCCGGCCGCCCTGATATTCATTAAAAACGGGTGAATTCTAAAAACAACTGTCAACTGGTCACAGCGCCACAAGACGAGGAAGAGACCAGCTTGGCATATTTAGCCAGAACACCGCGAGCATAACGAATCTCGGGAGCCTGCCACTGCGCCAAGCGCTTGCTGATTTCCTCATCCTCAAGCATGAGGTTCAGCTCGCCATGGCCGAGGTCGATAGTAATCATATCCCCCTCTTGAACGAGTGCGATAAGTCCTCCGACCTGAGCTTCCGGAGCTACGTGACCAATCATAATGCCGTGGGTGCCGCCGGAGAAACGGCCATCGGTAACCAGTGCGACATCCTTACCGAGTCCCGCCCCCATTAAAGCCGCCGAGGGGGATAGCATCTCGCGCATGCCGGGGCCACCTTTAGGGCCCTCATAACGGATAACGACAACATCTCCGGCATTGATCTTTCCTGCAAGGATGGCTTCGAGAGCTTCTTCCTCACGCTCAAACACCCGTGCCGGCCCGAAAAATTGAGTCATCTCCTTACCACTGAGCTTTATCACACAGCCCTCGGAGGCAAGATTGCCACGTAAGACACGGATATGGCGATTGGGTGGTGCGTAAGGATGTTCCGGGCTGTAAATGACGTCCTGATTTTCGGGTCTTAGCGGTGCATCGGCGAGGTTTTCTGCCAGGGTTTTCCCGGTCACTGTCATGCAATCACCATGCAGATAACCGGCTTCAAGCAAGGTCTTCATCACCATCGGCAAACCGCCGATCTTGTGTAGGTCATTCATCACGTATTGACCGAAGGGCTTGAAGTCACCGATCAGCGGGACAGTGCTTGTAATCTCTTCGATATCCGCAAGGGTTAACGCGACTCCTGCTTCATGAGCGAGGGCCAGAATGTGCAAAACCGCGTTGGTCGAGCCACCGAGAGCCCAGGCCACCGTCAGGGCATTTTCAAACGCCTCGCGGGTCATAATGTCTCGGGCACTGATACCGGACTCCAGCAGACCAACCACGGCTTGGGCGACTCGGGCACAATCTTCACGTTTTTCTACAGAGATCTGGTTGCCTTCATCAACAGCAAGATTGGAAGCAGAGCCGGGCAGGCTCATACCGAGAGCTTCGATGGCCGAAGCCATGGTGTTGGCCGTGTACATACCTGCGCATGAACCGGCACCGGGACATGAATGACATTCAACCGCATGCAATTCTTCAGCATCGATTTTACCGGCACAGTAAGCACCGACCGCCTCAAACGCGCTGACGATATTGAGAGCCCTGCCGTGGTATTCACCAGGTAGGATACTGCCGCCGTAGAGGGTCAGGCCGATCAGGTTGTTGCGAGCGATCGGCATCAGTGCAGCGGGAATGGTTTTATCACAACCGGAGAGGGTGATCACGGCATCCACCCGGTAACCTTCGGTCATCAGTTCGATACTGTCGGCGATCACCTCGCGGCTCACCAACGAATATTTCATCGCTTCGGTGCCCATGGAGATGCCATCAGAGACGACCGGAGTGCCAAAGATAATCGCCTTGCCGCCCGCGACTTCGATGGCCTTCTGGACGATGTCACCGAGCGCCCGAACGTGATCATTGCAAGGCGTACCGTTGGTGTATGGCACAGCCAAAGCAATGATCGGTTTATCAAAATCCTCATCGGTAAAACGAACCGCGCGCAGCATGGTCCTCGCAGCGGTCCGTTCAACCCACTTTGCACCGTCCTTACGACCGGTTATTTCTTCGCTGCGACGTTTCATCGACTGCCTCACTTATCCATTGCTGTTACACCGGTCCTTGCTATTTCAATAAAATGTTCCGAGCCAACATCCTTCAAGAAACTGTCGATCCGCTCCGTTGGCCCTGCTATCTGAACGATGTAGATATCGTGTGGCTGAGCATCGAGGATTTCAATCTGGTATTTCTTCTGCAGCTTTTCCAAAGTTTTCTTCTCGAGCTCGAACTTGATGACCGCAACTTCGCGCCAATAACTCTGCTCGCGATCCAGCTCCTTGGCCCGGATCACTTCGGTAAATTTTTCCAGCTGCCGTATGACCTGCAACACCTTGGCCTCATCATCTTCACGCAAGGTGATGGTCATGCGGCTGACTCCCGCAGCCTTGGCCTTACAAACCGTCAAGGTGTCAACGTTGTACATCTTGCGTCGAATCATCATAGAGATTTTGTTGAGAGTGCCCGGCTTATCTTGAACGAAGGCCAGAATGGCCCTTCTTTTCATTTTTTTAACTGTCATTTTATATCCCCGTAAAAAGCATCAAGCTTAAGATTTAGGCCGCGATACGATCATGTCTCCAAAGCCACCTCCGGAAGGGATCATCGGCAGGATCACTTCAGAAGGGTCGCAGACAAACTCGAGGAGGTAAGCCCCGTTGTGATCGATAGCGGTACGAATCGCCGCATCGACCTGGTCAAGCTCGGTGACCTTCTGATAAGGCAGATTATAAGCCTTGGCAATGAATTCATAATTCGGACTGATCATCGGTGTGCCAGCGTAACGGCCGTCAAAGAAAAGGGTCTGCCACTGACGAACCATTCCAAGGTAGCCATTATTCAGGATCATGATTTTGACATCTGTGTCGTGTTCCATGATGGTACAGAGTTCCTGGATATTCATCTGGAAACCACCGTCGCCACTGATCGACCAGACCCGTTCGTCAGGTCTTGCCAGTTTAGCCCCGATCGCCATCGGCAAAGAACAACCCATCGTGCCGGCACCACCGGAGGTGAACCAACTGTTATTGGTCTGGAAGTTGTAGTAACGCGCTGACATCATCTGGTGCTGACCGACATCGGGCACAATGATGTCTTTGCCTTCGGTAATATCTGACAAACGTCGGATGATGGTCTTCATCAGGAGCTTGCCGCCATCACCAACACCTGCGGCGACCTCGGCCTCAACCTCAGCAACGGTTTCCTGGCGATTCGTCTCGATTTCCTTCAACCAGCGGCGGCGTGGTTTGGAGACCAACTCCGGGTCATGCAACATGACATGCAGGGTCCGGGCGACATCGGCGTTAATAGGAACCGTTGTAGCGACATTTTTGTCGAGTTCGGAGGGATCGATCTCCACGTGAATGACATCGGCATTCTTGGCGTACTCATTCAGTTTACCGGTCACGCGGTCGTCAAACCGCATACCGAAACTGATGATCAGATCGGCGTTCATAATGGCACGATTCGCTTCAACCGTACCGTGCATCCCCATCATTCCCAGGCTCAGAGGATGATCAACCGGCATTGCCGACAGACCATGCAGGGTAAAGGCAACCGGGATATTGGTTTTTTCTGCAAACTCCTGAAGCATTGCGCCAGCATTGCTGGAGATGACGCCGTGCCCGCAGAACATGACCGGTCGCTCACTGCGATTCATCATCTCGATCGCCTGGTGAACAACTTCTCGCTCCGGCGAGGGATGGTAGTAAAAACCAGGAAGTTTCGGCCGAAAGGTTTTCGGGTTGAACGAATAGTTCTCATCAACACTTTGGATCTGTACATCTTTGGGAAGATCGATAACGACCGGGCCAAAACGTCCGGTCGTCGCAACGTAGAAGGCCTCGTGAACTGTTTTTTCGACCTCTTCAGTGGTCAACGGCATGTAGGTTTGCTTGCAGATCGGCATCATGACGCCAACCACATCACTTTCCTGAAAAGCATCCGTGGCGATAACACCTGTTGCGACCTGACCGGTGATTGAGACCATCGCCACGGAATCCATATGTGCATCTGCGATTCCGGTGACCAGGTTCATGGCTCCCGGTCCGGAGGTTGCCATACAGACACCGATTTGTGGCGTGTCGGTCGAAAGTGATGCGCGCGACAGGCCCTGGGCCATGAAAGTCGCGCCCTGCTCGTGACGAGGCATAACAAAAGTGAAAAGCTTCTGCTTTTCCATTTCATCAAAGATCGGCATGATCGCGCCGCCCGTGTAGCCAAAGATGTATTTCACACCTTTGGCATGCAATGCCCTTAAAACCAGTTCTGTTCCTTTCATTGCGACCTCTTCTGTTGGGGTACTGTTTATGTCTCTTATTATAAAATACAGACTATAAAATCATTTTATGGATCTAAACCATTAATTTGCCGCAGATAAAATCTGATCAACGCGGATAAATTCAAAAGCTAACCACTTATGACATTAACCAAAGCCCAAAACTTTAGGCTTTATTTGTTTTTCATCTTCTTACATCAGATTTTATCTGCGGCAAACAAGACCTTAATGGTTTTATTGTTTTTTTGGGCTATGAACCGAACAACCAAGGCTCCTCGACTCTCTTCTTTGCCTCGAAACCTTTGATCGCTTCGACATGCTGCAAGGTCAGACTGATGTCATCCAACCCCTTCAACAGACATTCTTTGCGGAACGCATCCACCGCAAACTCGAAAGCTTCACCGGAGGGCGTTATCACTTGCTGCTTCTCAAGGTCAACGATCAAGCGGTAGCCAGGAGTCGCTTCAACTTCATCGAACAGACGAGCGACCGTTTCGGCAGGGAGAACAACCGGAAGGATACTGTTCTTGGAACAGTTGTTGGCAAAAATTTCTGCAAAGCTCGGGGCAATCACAGCCCTGAAGCCATAATCGAAAAGAGCCCAAGGAGCATGCTCACGCGACGAACCGCAGCCAAAATTATCACGCGTCAACAGGATTTCTGCGCCCTGATAGCGAGGCTGATTGAGCACGAAATCAGTTTTGAGAGGACGCTGACTGCAATCCATATCGAGCTCACCATGATCGAGGTAGCGCCACTCGTCAAAGAGGTTCGGGCCGAAACCGGTGCGTTTGATCGACTTGAGAAACTGCTTCGGGATGATGGCGTCGGTATCAACATTGGAGCGATCCAGAGGAGCAACCAATCCATTCAATCTACAAAAGGTATCCATGGGTCACACCTCCAGAGTGCGGACATCAACAAAGTGACCGACGATCGCAGCCGCAGCGGCCATAGCCGGACTGACCAGGTGGGTTCGTCCGCCCTGTCCCTGTCGGCCCTCGAAGTTCCGATTCGAGGTTGAAGCGCTGCGCTCCTGGGGCGCGAGACGGTCATCGTTCATACCGAGACACATCGAGCATCCTGGCTCACGCCATTCAAAACCAGCCTGTAAAAAGATTTTATCCAGGCCTTCTGCTTCTGCCTGCTGTTTGACCAGACCAGAGCCTGGAACAACCAGGGCCCGCTTGATATTGGCTGCGATCTTATTGCCTTTAATAATCTCTGCTGCAGCCCGCAAATCCTCGATGCGCCCGTTGGTGCAGGAGCCGAGGAAAATCGTATCAGGATATATTTCAGTTATAGGGGTGTTTGCGGCCAGCCCCATATAAGTGAGGGCGGCCTGCATGCCTTCACGTTTGACAGGGTCGGGTTCGTCCGCCGGGTCCGGGACACAACCATCAACGGAAGTCACCATCTCGGGAGAAGTTCCCCAGGTCACCTGCGGCCGAATCGATGTGGCGTCAAGGTGAACAACCTCGTCGTACTCGGCGCCGGGGTCGCTCTGTAACGATTTCCAATAGCTTTCAGCTTGATCCCACTCCGCACCTTTTGGCGCATAAGGACGACCCCTAACGTAGGCAATGGTTTTCTCATCAACTGCAACCATCCCTGCTCGGGCGCCGGCTTCAATCGACATATTACAGACCGACATGCGACCTTCCATCGACAGGGCGCGGATCGCATCGCCACCAAATTCGATAACATAGCCTGTACCACCGGCAGTGCCAATCTTACCGATAATCGCCAGCATGATGTCCTTGGCCGTGATTCCCGGCCCAACCTGGCCATCCACACTGACCAGCATATTCTTGGCCTTCTTCTGAATCAGGCATTGCGTCGCCAGAACATGCTCAACCTCTGAAGTGCCGATACCGAAGGCTAGAGAGCCCAACGCACCGTGTGTCGAGGTATGTGAATCACCGCAGACGATGGTCATCCCGGGAAGCGTCACTCCCTGCTCGGGGCCAATGATATGCACAATGCCCTGGCGGATATCGTTCATAGCAAACTCTTCGATACCAAAATCAACGCAGTTGGCATCAAGGGTCTCAACCTGCAAACGTGACAGGGGGTCCGAGATGCCTTGAGAGCGGTCGGTGGTGGGGACGTTATGGTCGGGAACGGCCAGGTTGGCCTCAGCACGCCAGGGTTTGCGTCCGGTCAGCCTCAAGCCTTCAAACGCCTGGGGAGAGGTCACTTCATGCACCAGCTGCCGATCGATATAAAGAAGACAGGTCCCATCATCATCGCAGCGAACGACGTGACGCTCCCAGAGTTTGTCGTAAAGGGTTTTTGCACTCATGACATGCTTTCCTGATTAAATGACTGTTTATCTACAAAGGGAACAAGAACTGTAATTATGAGTCATACTGTACCTATGTCAATATATAAGCTAAACATCAGTTATCATTCTACTTACCCTATCTCATGACAGAATTATCACTGATCTTGTCATATTTCAACAAACAAATTCACCGAGGTATCCTTGAAGATGTAAAAAGGGGCTTCCCCGATGGAAAGCCCCTTACATTAATCAACTTTTGCAGACGGGCCGATTCATTTCGGCTCAACGGGAAACTGCCTGTTCTGCCATTCGCGCCAACCACCTTTAAGGGCATAAACCTTGGTAAAGCCTTTTTCCATCATTTTCAGTGCCACACTGGCACTCGTATGTTCATTACCTCAAGCGCAATAGAGAACGACCGTCTTCTCCCTGTCGTAGTTGTCGACCCACTGGTCAACACTTCTGGGGTCGACACGTTCGGCACCGGAAACTTTCACTTCCGAGTTCGCCCAGTCGCCGCCGGAGCGAGCATCGAGAACCAGATAGTCCGCTTCGCCCAGATGCTCGTTGAGCTCATCAACAGTCATTCTTGGAACCGAGGCGGCCATCGCGGCGAAGCAGGCAGCAAAAAGAAATACGCTGGTCATTAGTGTCAGATAAATAAAAAAACGCTTATTATGCATCGTCATAACCCCTTTCAATCTGATTCATTTCCCCAACTTTAACAGCTCTCGCTTATAGATGACAAGTGCAGTTGCCTTTGTTTTTTCCGGCGGGCGCTTTCAGAAGCTTTATAGATGCTTCTTGCGTAACAGCTTCTTGTCAATTTTGCCGACACTGGTCTTATCGATCTCATCGACAACCAGAACTTTCAGCATCATGGCATGTCGGGTCAGGCGACCCGAATCGACGAAGCTTTTGACAAAAGAGACCAGCTCCTTCTCGTTCGGCTCGGATTCACCGCGAACCACCAACGCCAGAGGTCGCTCGCCCCATTTGTCATCAGGCATACCAATTACAGCAACTTCGCTGACAGTCGCATGCTGGGCGATCAGGTCTTCAAGCTCAAGGGAGGAGACCCACTCGCCGGCAATCTTGATAACATCCTTGGCCCGGTCAGTAATCTTGAAGTAACCGTTAGTATCCTTGTTGGCGACGTCACCGGTATGCAGGAAGCCTCCGCGCCAGAGCTGCTCTGAATTATGATGGTCTTTTAAATAACCCTGAGTCAACCAGGGTGCACGCAGCACGATCTCGCCGGTGCTTTCACCGTCATCGGGCACAGGGTTCATCTCTTCATCGACAATGTGCATGCCGACCAGAGGTATCGCACGACCTGTTTTACAGCGAATCTTGACCTGCTCTTCCAGCGGTTTGTCGAGCTGATCTTCCGGAACATGCGCAAGAGCAACAACGGGACAGGTCTCTGACATCCCATAGCCGGTAAAGATATCAATACCGAGTTTAAGCGCGGCCAGGCAAAGAGACTGCGGCATGGCTGCGCCCCCGATGATCACCTTCCAGCGACTCAAATCAACAGACGCTACATCCGGGTGACTGAGGAGTATATGCAAAATGGTGGGGACACAGTGAGAGAAGGTAACATCCTCTACTTTGATCAGATTGAGCAACATTTCCGGAGCGTAACGCCCCGGATAAACCTGCTTGACACCGAGCGCCGTCGCCACATACGGAAGCCCCCAGGCATGCACGTGGAACATCGGCGTAATCGGCATATAGACATCCTGCTGATGCAATCGTCCCTGGGTCTTCGGGGTCCCTATAGCCGCCAACGCACCGAGAGTGTGCAACACCAGCTGACGGTGGCTGAAATAAACACCTTTCGGCATACCGGTGGTGCCGGTGGTGTAGAAGGTCGTCGCGCGAGTATGCTCGTCAAGGTCGGGGAAATCAAAAGCTGTTGAGGCGTCAGCAAGGAGAGCTTCGTATTCGCCACAAAGAGGCACGTGAGTTTCAGGCGTCACCGGATCATCAGTCAGCAAAACATAGTCATGTACGGTATCGATCCGCCCCTTGATCGCTTCAAGAATCGGCAGAAAATCACTATGCACTAGGATCACGTCATCTTCGGCATGATCGATGGTATAGAGGATCTGGTCAGGGGAGAGGCGCACGTTGATGGTATGCAGAACGGCGCCGATCATCGGTACTGCGAAGAAGCACTCAAGGTAACGATGACTGTCCCAATCCATAACCGCCACCGTGTCGCCCGGCTTAACTCCCAACTTCGTCAGCGCATTGGCGAGGCGACAGATCCGTTCGCGCAAGGTCCGATAATCAAAACGCAATTGATCACGGTAGACAATCTCCTGGTCGGGATTATTGACGACCGGGTAGGCAAGCAGGTTTTTAATCAACAACGGATAGGTATAAGCGGAAGAGGTTCTTTCAATCAGCAGGTCATTCACGGAAACTCCTTTGCAACCAAGAGAAGAAGGATAGAGGTCAACGGGGCGAAAAAAAGAAGTGTTACATTCTTCCCACAAACACCAGAAAGGGCAAGGAGAAATCGTTGCTTCCGTCTGAATCATGTCAATGATTTTCTTACATTTGAGTGGATCTTTCAGGCTGGCAATGTCGCACAATTTAAGTTATTTTCATGCAACTGGAATTCACCACGGAGCAGCTCTTGGCAAATTTTATCCTGATCGGGCTCTTTGTTTCACTGGGCATTCTGTTCCGCAGAATCAAAGCCTTCCCGAATGACACAGCGCAAACGCTCAACATGTTTGCGCTCTACGTGTCTCTGCCGGCAGTCATCCTGCTCAAAGCACCCGGTCTTTCCCTTACCGGCGAGACGGTCGTCGCGGCCATCGTCCCCTGGTGCATGCTGCTGATTTCCGCAGCAATCATCCTGCTTCTCGCAAAGCGATGCAACTGGTCACGGCCCACGACCGGAGTCCTGATGCTGGTGGTTCCCTTAGGCAACACCTCCTTCATGGGTGTGCCTATGGTTAATGCCTTCTTCGGCGAAGCAGGCATTCCGCACCTGATTCTTTACGACCAGATTGGCACCATGTTGATCTTCGCGACCTACGGCTCGGCGATTCTGGCTTACTACAGTGGCGAGAAAAGTGGCGCAAAGATCATGGTGCGACGGGCCCTGCTCTTTCCACCCACTCTGGCCCTGGTGGCGGGTCTACTGTTCCGCAACATGAGCTACCCGGAAGCCATGGTAGACATCCTGGAGAGTCTATCCGGGACCTTAACACCACTCGTTATGACGGCCATCGGTTTTCAAATGACACTACGCCTGAGACCAACCACGCTTGGTCCACTGGGCACTGGCCTCGCCATCAAACTTCTGGTCGCACCGGCGTTCGCCCTGCTCGGTTGCCGTCTCTTCGGCATAGAAAGTTTTGCTGCCGACATTGCCATCTTCGAAGCGGGCATGCCGCCGATGGTTACAGCCAGTGCCCTCGCCGCGGCTGCCGGCATGGGTGTTGAGCTTGCAGTCGCTCTGGCTGGCCTTGGCCTCGTCCTGGCGTTTGTCAGTCTGCCATTGCTCTATATGTTGATTCAACATCTCTGAGCTTCACGTCATCGACGACAGAGAGAAGCAGAAAAGGCCTAAATCTTCGAATCGGGGGAATTCAAAACAACAGACAAAAGGGACAGCTTGAGAAGAGCAGTGCGAAAACAGTGGATTGAACCTAAGCGTTGGTTTTAACTTTCCATTGAACGTCCTGTCCGGCAAAAAAAGGTACAATCGGTTTCCCGTTCGGCAAGACAATCTCTTCCGGCACAGTCCAGGTCTCTTTGACCAATGTCACGGTTTCCTGGTTACGAGGCAGACCGTAAAAGTCTGCACCATGACGCGAGGCAAAGTCGTCCAACTTATCAAGCACATTCAACTCTTCAAACACCTGGGTATAAAGTTCGAGGGCACTCCAGGCCGAGTAGCATCCGGCACAGCCGCAAGCACTTTCTTTACGATGTTTCTCATGGGGAGCAGAATCTGTGCCGAGGAAATATTGACTGGACCCAGAGGACACGGCAGTTCGCAGTGCTTCCTGATGGGTGTTGCGTTTCAAGACCGGCAGGCAGAAGTTATGGGGACGAATCCCTCCGACCAGCATATCGTTGCGATTTAGCAGCAAATGCTGGGGAGTGATGGTTGCTGCAACATTTTCAGGGGCTTCGTCCACAAACTGAACGGCTTCCGCAGTGGTGATATGCTCCAACACCACTTTCAAACCGGGATAATCCTGCACGATTTTTTGTAAGTGACGATCTATAAATGCTTTTTCGCGATCAAATATATCAATGTGCGCGTCAGTGACCTCACCGTGGACCAGCAGGGGCATCCCAACCTCTTGCATCACTTCAAACACCGGGGTCATGGCTGCCAGGTCACTGGGAGCGGCATCTGAATTTGTCGTACCCCCGGCCGGGTAAAGTTTGGCGGCAACGATCCCTGCGGCTTTTGCTCGACGAATATCATCCACGCCAGTGCCATTTGTCAAATACAGAGTCATCAAAGGTTTAAAACTGCTGCCAGCGGGAAGAGCTTTTTTGATCCGTTCATGGTAGGCTAAAGCCATCTCGGTATTCGCCACTGGTGGCACCAGGTTGGGCATTGCAATTGCGCGTTGGAAGCAACGAGCCGTGGCAGGAACCGTTTCCGCCAGCATGTCGCCATCCCGAAAGTGCAGGTGCCAGTCATCAGGCTTTTGAATGGTAATCTCTGTCATCACTGTTTTACACTTCTTTCACTTTAACGCCCGATATCCATACGGAGTTGCTCGGCGATCTGCTCAGAAATCTCTATCTCGACCTCTGTCATCTTCTTTTTGGTCGTCTCCAGCGCCCTCTGGGCAGTGGCCTCACCATTTTCCAGCGCCAAAGAATACCAGGCACAGGCAACCACAGGATTCTGGGAAACACCGCGACCTACATCATACATCACGCCAAGGCTTAGCTGAGCCTTGGAGTCACCACGCCTGGCGGCCATATGAAACCATTTTGCCGCCTGGGCATCACTTTGTTGCACGCCCTGTCCCCTGGCATACATGACCCCCAGGTAACTTTGCGCATTCCGGTCACCCTGATTACCCGCCAGTCGAAACCAATGGACAGCTTTGTCGTAATCTACCTCAACAGACTGGCCCTGAATATAGAGCGCACCCAGATTTGTCTGCGCAGTTGCGTCACCCCCATCAGCTGCGGAACGGAACCACTTTAAAGCTTGCTGTTCATCTTTCGCGACACCCTGCCCTTTGAGATAGAGAATGCCCAGGTAGCCTTGAGCTACAGGATTTCCTTTTTCAGCCTCGACAAGCCAGAGGTTATGAGCCGTTTTAAAATTGCCAGACTCTGCAGCGGCCAAGCCGTCTTCTACGTTGCCGCCAAAGGCAACTGGGACTAAAACAGCAAGCAAGAGCAAGAGAACAGTGAAATGGGACAAGAACCTCATAAAATCTCCGGGTCAAACCTAAAAAAGCGGGAAGAGTCACCCTATTGGGCCTTTCCTGGCTTTTCTTGGCGTCTTTGCGTCGGTCTTTTGATTTCAGCTTTGACTGTTTTGGTGTAAAGACCTATTCCCTTTGTCTGGGTTATAGACCCGTAAAACAAGGAAAGACCACCGCTTGGATACGCAGGTGGCCTTTCAACAATTCAGACAATTGGCTTGATCAATTGATCGACCTCTCGCGGCAAAAAAGTAACTGTTATTTTTTTTCTTTGCCAAGTTCCCTGGACCGTGTCGTTGCGGCTCCCACGGCTTCCATCATCATTGCGCGCAAGCCCCGCTCTTCGAGAACACGGATGGCGCTAATCGTGGTTCCAGCCGGGCTACAGACCTTTTCGCGTAACAACGCCGGGTGTTCGCCAGTCGCTTTCACCAGGTGAGCCGCTCCAACGACGGTCTGTACTGCCAAAGAATGAGCAATGTCGAGTCGTAAACCTTCCTGCACGCCCCCTGCCGTCAAAGCTTCAATAAAGGTGTAAACAAAGGCGGGGCCGGAACCAGAGAGCCCGGTCACCGCGTCCATCTGTCCTTCTTCCACCCAGAGCGCGATACCAACGGTTTCAAACAGATGCTGGGCAACACGACGATCTTCTTCGGTTACATTCTTACCGGGACAAAGAGCAGCAGCACCCTGCCCGGCCAGAGCCGGCGTATTCGGCATGGCTCGAACCACGCGGGCCTGACCGCCGAGGCCCTCCTCGAAGGTTGTTGTCGTTATACCCGCCAGGATGGAGATCAGAAGTTTTTCATCATTAAAGACGGTAACAATGTCTTCCAGGACCTTGTCCAGAATTTGCGGTTTGGTGGCAACAACAACAATGTCGCTCTTGTTGACCAGCTCCATATTGTCAACAGCGCACGAGACCCCGTAACGCTCAATCATTAATTCGCGACGCTTTTCATTCGGCTCAAAAAAGAGGATATCGGTAGCCGGAAAGCCGCCATTCATCAAACCCTTGATAAAGGCTTCGGCCATATTGCCGCCACCGATGAAACCTATTTTACCTACTGTTGTTAATGGCACCTTTTATTTCCTTTTCCGTAGTGTGAAAATGGATCTGACTGACTTCACGTCACAATCTTATAACTTATCGTAGAGACTAAGAATTCCGGATCAAACAATAAGACATTTCTACATTAGGACCGAAATCGTGTCAAATCGAAAGCAGTTGCCTTTCTCCCTCTTCTATGCGACTTATCACCGCTATGGATCGTTCTTCTCACATAAAAGGGCTGCTGATCACTTTTACCGCAGTCGTGATCCTCAGCCCGGACGCTCTTCTGGTGAGATTGATCCACTGTGATGTCTGGACCCTGCTTTTCTGGCGTTGTCTGCTAACGGGCAGTATGCAAGCTCTCTTCCTCGCGGTGCTCTATCGGCGACAG includes:
- the ilvD gene encoding dihydroxy-acid dehydratase; translated protein: MKRRSEEITGRKDGAKWVERTAARTMLRAVRFTDEDFDKPIIALAVPYTNGTPCNDHVRALGDIVQKAIEVAGGKAIIFGTPVVSDGISMGTEAMKYSLVSREVIADSIELMTEGYRVDAVITLSGCDKTIPAALMPIARNNLIGLTLYGGSILPGEYHGRALNIVSAFEAVGAYCAGKIDAEELHAVECHSCPGAGSCAGMYTANTMASAIEALGMSLPGSASNLAVDEGNQISVEKREDCARVAQAVVGLLESGISARDIMTREAFENALTVAWALGGSTNAVLHILALAHEAGVALTLADIEEITSTVPLIGDFKPFGQYVMNDLHKIGGLPMVMKTLLEAGYLHGDCMTVTGKTLAENLADAPLRPENQDVIYSPEHPYAPPNRHIRVLRGNLASEGCVIKLSGKEMTQFFGPARVFEREEEALEAILAGKINAGDVVVIRYEGPKGGPGMREMLSPSAALMGAGLGKDVALVTDGRFSGGTHGIMIGHVAPEAQVGGLIALVQEGDMITIDLGHGELNLMLEDEEISKRLAQWQAPEIRYARGVLAKYAKLVSSSSCGAVTS
- the ilvN gene encoding acetolactate synthase small subunit; amino-acid sequence: MTVKKMKRRAILAFVQDKPGTLNKISMMIRRKMYNVDTLTVCKAKAAGVSRMTITLREDDEAKVLQVIRQLEKFTEVIRAKELDREQSYWREVAVIKFELEKKTLEKLQKKYQIEILDAQPHDIYIVQIAGPTERIDSFLKDVGSEHFIEIARTGVTAMDK
- the leuC gene encoding 3-isopropylmalate dehydratase large subunit, with the protein product MSAKTLYDKLWERHVVRCDDDGTCLLYIDRQLVHEVTSPQAFEGLRLTGRKPWRAEANLAVPDHNVPTTDRSQGISDPLSRLQVETLDANCVDFGIEEFAMNDIRQGIVHIIGPEQGVTLPGMTIVCGDSHTSTHGALGSLAFGIGTSEVEHVLATQCLIQKKAKNMLVSVDGQVGPGITAKDIMLAIIGKIGTAGGTGYVIEFGGDAIRALSMEGRMSVCNMSIEAGARAGMVAVDEKTIAYVRGRPYAPKGAEWDQAESYWKSLQSDPGAEYDEVVHLDATSIRPQVTWGTSPEMVTSVDGCVPDPADEPDPVKREGMQAALTYMGLAANTPITEIYPDTIFLGSCTNGRIEDLRAAAEIIKGNKIAANIKRALVVPGSGLVKQQAEAEGLDKIFLQAGFEWREPGCSMCLGMNDDRLAPQERSASTSNRNFEGRQGQGGRTHLVSPAMAAAAAIVGHFVDVRTLEV
- the leuD gene encoding 3-isopropylmalate dehydratase small subunit; this translates as MDTFCRLNGLVAPLDRSNVDTDAIIPKQFLKSIKRTGFGPNLFDEWRYLDHGELDMDCSQRPLKTDFVLNQPRYQGAEILLTRDNFGCGSSREHAPWALFDYGFRAVIAPSFAEIFANNCSKNSILPVVLPAETVARLFDEVEATPGYRLIVDLEKQQVITPSGEAFEFAVDAFRKECLLKGLDDISLTLQHVEAIKGFEAKKRVEEPWLFGS
- the ilvB gene encoding biosynthetic-type acetolactate synthase large subunit, with translation MKGTELVLRALHAKGVKYIFGYTGGAIMPIFDEMEKQKLFTFVMPRHEQGATFMAQGLSRASLSTDTPQIGVCMATSGPGAMNLVTGIADAHMDSVAMVSITGQVATGVIATDAFQESDVVGVMMPICKQTYMPLTTEEVEKTVHEAFYVATTGRFGPVVIDLPKDVQIQSVDENYSFNPKTFRPKLPGFYYHPSPEREVVHQAIEMMNRSERPVMFCGHGVISSNAGAMLQEFAEKTNIPVAFTLHGLSAMPVDHPLSLGMMGMHGTVEANRAIMNADLIISFGMRFDDRVTGKLNEYAKNADVIHVEIDPSELDKNVATTVPINADVARTLHVMLHDPELVSKPRRRWLKEIETNRQETVAEVEAEVAAGVGDGGKLLMKTIIRRLSDITEGKDIIVPDVGQHQMMSARYYNFQTNNSWFTSGGAGTMGCSLPMAIGAKLARPDERVWSISGDGGFQMNIQELCTIMEHDTDVKIMILNNGYLGMVRQWQTLFFDGRYAGTPMISPNYEFIAKAYNLPYQKVTELDQVDAAIRTAIDHNGAYLLEFVCDPSEVILPMIPSGGGFGDMIVSRPKS